From one Desulfurobacterium thermolithotrophum DSM 11699 genomic stretch:
- a CDS encoding acyl-CoA thioesterase: protein MAEEKKEQQQEQQVIVGSMPYRVSMAEVDAYGVMYYSRFFEIFERGRTELFRALGFEYKQIFQQKQILMPVVEAACRYMAPVVYDDLITVETAITNIGSRGIRFDYRVLRDDVVLAVGFTQHIFIDPQGRPVNFGKEIIEELKKKGIITEVQNLESQALAPQEEKGEPLSDKLKKLVVERIKNEEKPN, encoded by the coding sequence ATGGCAGAAGAAAAGAAGGAACAGCAGCAAGAACAACAGGTAATAGTAGGAAGTATGCCTTATAGGGTATCAATGGCAGAAGTTGATGCATACGGTGTTATGTACTACTCAAGATTTTTTGAAATCTTTGAAAGAGGAAGAACAGAGCTTTTTAGAGCATTAGGTTTTGAGTACAAACAGATATTTCAACAAAAACAGATTCTTATGCCTGTTGTTGAGGCAGCTTGTAGATACATGGCTCCTGTAGTTTATGATGACCTTATAACTGTTGAAACTGCCATTACGAATATTGGTTCTCGAGGAATTAGATTCGATTATAGAGTTTTAAGAGATGATGTAGTTTTAGCAGTTGGATTTACTCAACATATCTTTATTGATCCTCAAGGAAGACCTGTTAACTTTGGTAAGGAAATTATTGAGGAGCTTAAGAAAAAAGGCATTATTACAGAAGTTCAAAACCTTGAATCTCAAGCTTTGGCTCCTCAAGAGGAAAAAGGAGAACCTCTTTCTGATAAGCTTAAAAAGTTGGTAGTAGAGAGAATAAAAAATGAAGAAAAGCCAAATTAA
- a CDS encoding menaquinone biosynthesis decarboxylase: protein MAYRDLRDFIKKLKKEGELKEIDYPVSSYLEITEIADRVIKAGGPALLFKNVDGGNIPVAINLFASYKRMAMALEDDPDRIGERAAKLLKPEKPVGFIDKLKKLVELKKISDIFPKEIDKRKAPCKEVIMKEPDLSKFPILFCWPKDGGRFITLPLVFTKDPETGERNCGMYRLHVYDRKTTGMHWHWHKVGAKHFLKAKKMGIKKFPVAVAIGSDPAVIYSATAPLPEDVDEMVFAGFLRGKPVEMVKCETVDLEVPANAEIVLEGYVETDEFRFEGPFGDHTGYYSLPDFYPVFHITCITHRRNPIYPATIVGKPPMEDCYIGKATERIFLPFLKTQLPEIVDMSLPIEGVFHNFAFVSIDKRYPGHAKKVISALWGMGQMIFTKNIIIFDKDTNVHDIGEVIWRWGNNVDPKRDVIFSEGPVDALDHTSPLPFYGSKMGVDATRKWPSEGFERDWPPDIEMDAAVVKKVDEIWDKLGLPKKKEKKNPWSWGV, encoded by the coding sequence ATGGCATACAGAGATTTAAGAGATTTCATAAAAAAACTAAAAAAAGAAGGAGAACTCAAAGAGATAGACTATCCAGTTAGTTCTTATCTAGAGATAACAGAAATTGCAGATAGAGTTATAAAAGCAGGGGGTCCTGCTCTTTTATTTAAGAATGTTGATGGAGGTAATATTCCGGTAGCAATAAATCTTTTTGCCAGCTACAAAAGGATGGCAATGGCATTAGAAGATGATCCAGATAGAATTGGAGAAAGAGCTGCTAAACTTTTAAAGCCTGAAAAACCTGTAGGATTTATTGATAAACTAAAAAAGCTTGTAGAACTTAAGAAAATATCAGACATTTTTCCAAAAGAGATTGATAAAAGAAAAGCTCCCTGTAAAGAAGTAATAATGAAAGAACCAGATCTTTCTAAGTTTCCTATTCTTTTCTGTTGGCCCAAAGATGGTGGAAGATTTATTACATTACCCTTAGTATTTACAAAAGATCCCGAAACGGGAGAAAGAAATTGTGGAATGTATCGTCTTCATGTCTATGATAGAAAAACAACAGGAATGCACTGGCATTGGCATAAAGTTGGAGCAAAACACTTCTTAAAAGCTAAGAAAATGGGAATAAAAAAATTTCCTGTTGCAGTCGCTATTGGTTCTGATCCAGCAGTTATCTATTCTGCGACAGCTCCTCTTCCTGAAGATGTTGACGAAATGGTTTTTGCCGGCTTTTTGAGAGGAAAACCTGTCGAAATGGTAAAGTGCGAGACAGTTGACCTTGAGGTTCCTGCAAATGCTGAAATAGTATTAGAAGGCTATGTTGAAACAGATGAGTTTAGATTTGAAGGACCATTTGGAGATCACACAGGCTACTATTCGCTTCCTGACTTTTATCCAGTCTTTCATATTACGTGTATTACTCATAGAAGAAATCCAATCTATCCTGCGACAATTGTTGGTAAACCTCCAATGGAAGACTGCTATATAGGGAAAGCAACTGAAAGGATTTTCTTGCCATTTTTAAAGACTCAACTTCCTGAGATAGTTGATATGTCGCTCCCAATAGAAGGAGTGTTTCATAACTTTGCATTTGTATCAATAGACAAAAGATATCCAGGCCATGCTAAGAAAGTTATTTCTGCTTTATGGGGTATGGGACAAATGATTTTTACTAAAAACATCATAATTTTTGATAAAGATACAAATGTTCATGATATTGGTGAAGTAATTTGGAGGTGGGGAAACAACGTTGATCCAAAAAGGGACGTAATCTTTAGCGAAGGGCCTGTAGATGCTCTTGACCATACATCTCCATTGCCATTTTATGGTAGTAAGATGGGAGTTGATGCAACAAGAAAGTGGCCGTCAGAAGGTTTTGAAAGAGATTGGCCACCTGATATAGAAATGGACGCGGCAGTTGTGAAAAAAGTTGATGAAATTTGGGATAAATTAGGATTACCTAAGAAAAAGGAAAAGAAAAATCCTTGGAGTTGGGGAGTATAG
- a CDS encoding Nif3-like dinuclear metal center hexameric protein — protein MVKLRDIIAFLEELVPSELQDKWDNSGLQIGWESQEVEHIGFALSVSKKILEQAKRLKVDLIITHHPITISGIKSFVNYSYPSHLFLELARNGIAVYSLHTNLDVSSLGPTAIIAEKLEVQKEATIADNPPYGIIGTLNTALTQKELFKKLTSFLPKDIFRGINYRPDSAVKRIAVCSGSGASFIDIVAKKVDVYITGDIKYHDALKAQDLGLTVFDMGHYGTERLFFEKLFYLLTQRFNTLKLTIFEEKSPYEVMRSC, from the coding sequence ATGGTTAAACTAAGAGATATAATAGCTTTTTTAGAAGAATTAGTTCCATCTGAACTTCAAGACAAGTGGGATAATTCCGGCCTTCAAATTGGGTGGGAAAGTCAAGAGGTAGAACACATAGGTTTTGCCCTTTCTGTATCAAAGAAAATACTAGAGCAGGCCAAAAGATTAAAAGTAGACCTAATAATTACTCATCATCCTATTACAATCTCAGGCATTAAATCCTTTGTTAATTATTCTTATCCTTCCCACCTATTTTTAGAATTAGCAAGAAATGGAATAGCTGTTTATTCTCTTCATACAAATCTTGATGTATCTTCACTTGGTCCAACAGCTATAATAGCTGAAAAGTTAGAAGTTCAAAAAGAAGCAACTATTGCTGATAATCCACCTTACGGAATTATCGGCACATTAAATACTGCTTTAACGCAAAAAGAGCTCTTTAAAAAACTTACCTCTTTTCTACCAAAAGACATTTTTAGAGGAATCAACTATAGACCTGATTCTGCAGTAAAAAGAATTGCTGTATGTTCTGGAAGTGGAGCTTCTTTTATAGATATCGTAGCTAAGAAAGTTGATGTTTATATTACTGGAGATATTAAGTACCATGACGCTCTAAAAGCTCAAGATCTTGGACTTACTGTTTTCGATATGGGACATTATGGAACTGAGAGACTCTTTTTTGAAAAGCTTTTCTACCTATTGACCCAAAGATTTAATACTCTAAAATTAACAATTTTTGAAGAAAAATCCCCCTACGAGGTAATGAGATCATGCTAA
- a CDS encoding zinc ribbon domain-containing protein, with the protein MLKKELLNLQYKEIELLRLKTKKKEIESEKEKLEKESQKINNNIESARIKLDEKKKYLQELNNFIKYKQERIAELKKQKESARNREEFKKILRAIAKNEDDIIKTKQQITGIETEVEALKDAYLKVKEQFEFKLNELKEKINELEKEANTYEKKINKVLFEIEEIKSSLPEEELKKFEQMKEKFNGLVFADISTGACEGCGITYSSAEYRELLSKLKAGESKCPYCGRFIYCKK; encoded by the coding sequence ATGCTAAAGAAAGAACTTTTAAATCTTCAGTATAAAGAGATTGAATTACTTAGGTTAAAGACCAAAAAGAAGGAAATAGAAAGTGAAAAAGAAAAACTAGAGAAAGAATCTCAGAAAATAAACAATAATATAGAAAGCGCAAGAATTAAACTTGATGAGAAGAAAAAATATCTTCAAGAACTTAATAACTTCATTAAGTACAAGCAAGAAAGAATAGCAGAACTCAAAAAACAGAAAGAAAGTGCAAGAAACAGAGAGGAGTTCAAAAAAATTCTAAGAGCTATTGCGAAAAACGAGGACGACATAATAAAGACTAAACAACAAATAACGGGAATAGAAACAGAAGTAGAAGCTCTAAAAGATGCTTATCTAAAAGTTAAGGAACAATTTGAGTTCAAGTTAAATGAACTCAAAGAGAAAATAAATGAGTTAGAAAAAGAAGCTAACACATATGAGAAAAAAATAAATAAAGTTCTTTTCGAAATAGAAGAAATTAAATCCTCTTTACCAGAAGAGGAATTAAAGAAATTTGAACAAATGAAAGAAAAGTTTAATGGTTTAGTCTTTGCAGATATAAGTACAGGCGCATGTGAAGGTTGTGGAATTACATATTCAAGCGCCGAATACAGAGAGCTTCTTTCAAAACTTAAGGCTGGAGAATCTAAGTGTCCTTACTGCGGTAGATTTATCTACTGCAAAAAGTAA
- a CDS encoding YlbF family regulator, whose amino-acid sequence MSAEVIKKASELAEAIASSEELANLRAAEAKLQMDPEAMELLQEVQRLQQMVQMSGTAEAMQQLEEAFNKFAENEVAKEYLEANQRFSQMLETVNSLLREAIEGPKHHGCSGCSGCGM is encoded by the coding sequence ATGTCAGCAGAAGTAATCAAAAAAGCATCAGAACTTGCAGAAGCTATAGCAAGTTCTGAAGAGCTTGCAAACCTTAGAGCAGCAGAAGCAAAACTTCAAATGGATCCAGAAGCTATGGAGCTACTCCAGGAAGTTCAAAGACTTCAGCAAATGGTTCAAATGTCTGGAACTGCTGAAGCTATGCAGCAACTAGAAGAAGCTTTTAACAAATTTGCGGAAAATGAAGTTGCTAAAGAATATTTAGAAGCAAATCAAAGATTTAGTCAGATGCTTGAAACTGTTAATTCTCTTCTTCGTGAAGCAATTGAAGGACCAAAACATCACGGTTGTTCTGGCTGTTCTGGTTGTGGAATGTAA
- a CDS encoding ATP-binding protein: MAHKIDPELCIGCGACASVCPTNAIHPTDDGKYEIVPEDCIDCGACVEVCPTDAISAE; this comes from the coding sequence ATGGCCCACAAAATTGATCCAGAACTCTGCATCGGATGTGGAGCTTGTGCATCTGTTTGTCCAACGAATGCAATCCATCCAACAGATGATGGCAAGTACGAGATTGTTCCTGAAGATTGCATCGACTGTGGTGCATGTGTAGAAGTTTGTCCAACAGACGCTATTTCTGCCGAGTAA
- the frr gene encoding ribosome recycling factor: protein MIQELLKDADNRMKKAVEVLKTDFAGLRTGRASTVLVEDIKVDYYGSIMTIKQIAQIAVPEPTQITIQPWDVSVIPNIEKAIRESDLGVQPQRDGNIIRINLPPLTEERRKELVKKAGKMAEQAKIAIRNIRHEIMKELDKLKKEGGYSEDDIKRAKDELQKITDKHTKKIDELLQKKEEEILTV, encoded by the coding sequence ATGATACAGGAACTATTAAAGGACGCAGACAACAGAATGAAAAAAGCAGTAGAAGTTCTAAAAACTGATTTTGCTGGATTAAGGACAGGTAGAGCTTCTACTGTTTTGGTAGAAGATATTAAGGTTGATTACTATGGCAGTATTATGACTATTAAACAGATTGCTCAAATTGCTGTTCCTGAGCCAACACAAATTACCATACAGCCTTGGGATGTTTCTGTAATTCCAAACATTGAAAAAGCAATTAGAGAGTCAGATTTAGGAGTACAACCACAAAGAGATGGAAACATAATAAGAATAAATCTTCCGCCTCTTACAGAAGAGAGGAGAAAAGAGCTTGTTAAAAAAGCAGGTAAAATGGCTGAACAAGCAAAAATTGCAATAAGGAATATTCGTCATGAGATAATGAAAGAACTAGATAAACTAAAAAAAGAAGGTGGATATTCTGAAGACGATATAAAAAGAGCTAAAGATGAACTCCAGAAAATCACAGATAAGCATACAAAGAAGATAGATGAACTCCTCCAGAAGAAGGAGGAGGAAATTCTTACAGTCTAA
- the pyrH gene encoding UMP kinase, with protein sequence MGIKYKRVLLKLSGEALQGANSYGIDPEFLRRLAQEIKSVVELGVEVAIVIGGGNIFRGVSGATQGMDRATADYMGMLATVINALALQDALEKEDLQTRVLTAIEMREIAEPYIRRRAIRHLEKGRVVIFGAGTGNPFFTTDTAAALRAAEINADVLLKATKVDGIYTADPEKDKNAKKLDKLSYKEVITNGIKVMDSAAVSLCMENQIPIVVFDVRKPGNLEKVVKGKSIGSLVEGEQL encoded by the coding sequence ATGGGGATAAAGTATAAAAGAGTTCTCTTAAAGCTTAGCGGTGAAGCTCTTCAAGGAGCGAACTCTTATGGAATTGATCCTGAATTTCTTAGAAGATTAGCACAAGAAATAAAAAGTGTTGTAGAACTTGGAGTTGAAGTAGCTATAGTAATTGGAGGTGGAAATATCTTTAGAGGGGTGTCTGGAGCAACTCAAGGAATGGATAGGGCAACTGCTGACTATATGGGAATGCTTGCAACTGTAATAAATGCTCTTGCTCTCCAAGATGCTCTTGAAAAGGAAGATCTTCAAACAAGAGTTCTTACAGCAATTGAAATGAGAGAAATAGCTGAACCCTACATAAGAAGAAGAGCAATTAGGCATCTTGAAAAAGGAAGAGTTGTAATTTTTGGTGCTGGAACAGGAAACCCATTTTTTACTACTGACACAGCAGCTGCTCTACGAGCTGCAGAAATAAATGCTGATGTTCTTTTAAAAGCAACAAAAGTTGATGGTATCTATACCGCTGATCCTGAAAAAGATAAAAATGCTAAAAAGCTTGATAAATTGTCTTACAAAGAAGTAATTACAAATGGTATAAAAGTCATGGATTCAGCTGCCGTGAGTTTATGTATGGAAAATCAAATACCAATTGTTGTTTTTGACGTTAGAAAACCGGGAAATCTTGAAAAAGTGGTAAAAGGAAAATCCATTGGATCTCTTGTTGAAGGAGAGCAGCTATGA
- the tsf gene encoding translation elongation factor Ts, whose amino-acid sequence MAEITTQMIKELREKTGAGIVDCKKALQEAEGNMEKAIEILRKKGAAKAAKKAERATAEGIVVSYIHAGGKVGALVEINCETDFVARTEDFKTLGHEIAMQVAAMAPLYVSREEVPVEVIEKEKEILKEQALAEGKPEHIVEKIVEGRLNKFYSEKCLLDQPWIKDDSKTIGDLVRDYITKLGENIKVKRFCRFEVGK is encoded by the coding sequence ATGGCAGAAATTACAACACAAATGATAAAAGAGCTCAGAGAAAAAACTGGTGCTGGAATAGTTGACTGTAAAAAAGCTTTACAAGAAGCTGAAGGTAATATGGAGAAAGCTATAGAAATTCTTAGAAAGAAAGGTGCTGCTAAGGCTGCAAAGAAAGCTGAAAGAGCAACAGCTGAAGGAATTGTTGTATCCTACATTCATGCTGGTGGAAAGGTTGGAGCTCTTGTTGAAATTAATTGTGAAACAGATTTTGTTGCAAGAACTGAAGATTTTAAGACTCTTGGACATGAAATTGCTATGCAGGTAGCCGCAATGGCTCCTCTTTATGTAAGCAGAGAAGAAGTTCCAGTTGAAGTTATAGAGAAAGAAAAGGAAATTCTTAAAGAGCAAGCACTAGCTGAAGGAAAACCTGAACATATTGTAGAAAAGATAGTAGAAGGAAGACTCAACAAATTTTACTCTGAAAAGTGTCTCCTTGATCAACCTTGGATCAAAGACGATAGCAAAACAATTGGTGATCTTGTAAGAGATTACATTACAAAGCTTGGAGAAAACATCAAAGTTAAAAGATTTTGTAGATTTGAAGTAGGAAAATAA
- the rpsB gene encoding 30S ribosomal protein S2, with the protein MKELLEAGVHFGHQKERWNPKMKKFIFTERNGIHIIDLQQTLKYFEQAYDYVADLVANGGTILFLCTKKQGQDIVKEEAQRCGMFYVNKRWLGGTLTNFQTIRKSIFKLKMLKKMEEEGVFDRLPKKEAMKLKRKKEKLEKYIGGIENMNRIPDALFIVDIVREENAVKEARKAGVPIVALVDTNADPDLVDLPIPANDDAIRAIRLLTSRIADAVLEGKMRKDAIKLAEGEEVEEVDFIPEEE; encoded by the coding sequence ATGAAAGAGCTTCTTGAAGCTGGGGTTCATTTTGGTCATCAGAAGGAAAGATGGAACCCCAAAATGAAGAAATTCATCTTTACTGAACGTAACGGTATTCACATCATCGACCTTCAGCAGACTCTTAAGTATTTTGAACAGGCTTATGACTATGTTGCTGATCTTGTAGCAAATGGTGGAACAATTCTCTTTCTCTGTACAAAGAAGCAGGGACAGGATATTGTCAAGGAAGAAGCACAAAGGTGTGGAATGTTTTACGTTAATAAAAGATGGCTTGGAGGAACGCTTACAAATTTCCAGACAATTAGAAAAAGCATCTTCAAACTAAAGATGCTCAAGAAGATGGAAGAAGAAGGTGTATTTGACAGACTTCCAAAGAAAGAGGCTATGAAGCTCAAAAGGAAAAAGGAAAAGCTTGAAAAGTACATTGGTGGAATTGAGAATATGAATAGAATTCCAGATGCTCTTTTCATTGTTGACATCGTTAGGGAAGAAAATGCTGTAAAAGAGGCTAGAAAGGCAGGAGTTCCTATAGTTGCTCTCGTTGATACAAATGCTGATCCAGATCTTGTGGATCTTCCAATTCCTGCAAATGATGATGCTATCAGAGCTATCAGACTTCTCACTTCCAGAATTGCAGATGCTGTACTTGAAGGAAAGATGAGAAAAGATGCAATAAAACTTGCTGAAGGTGAAGAAGTAGAAGAAGTAGATTTTATACCTGAGGAAGAGTAA
- a CDS encoding sulfite exporter TauE/SafE family protein, with protein sequence MLTFETLLIFFIFGALSGFLAGLFGIGGGIVLVPLFWILFSHMKIPENIAIKLSIATSLSVITMITLFTSGFHILKGKIKLEELIKLLVWIVPGVILGVSFSHLLPAYILKKLFAIVLLIIGIKILKGTRELKAKLEEKFLIPITVALSAFLSSLLGIGGGTIVNSILFSFSKMKVDKVVALASIISFINAFFGSITYMLLPATKVLDWQVGYVYLPAVILVTVGAIPGSRMGLKVLHRVNHLLLKRLFAILLVIVAIKLIFQ encoded by the coding sequence GTGTTGACTTTTGAGACTTTGCTTATTTTTTTTATTTTTGGAGCTCTTTCGGGCTTTCTTGCGGGTCTTTTTGGAATTGGAGGTGGAATTGTTTTAGTACCCTTATTTTGGATACTTTTTTCCCATATGAAGATACCTGAAAATATTGCTATAAAACTTTCAATTGCAACAAGTCTTTCTGTGATTACAATGATTACTCTTTTTACTTCAGGTTTTCACATTTTAAAAGGAAAAATAAAATTAGAAGAATTAATAAAGCTTTTAGTATGGATTGTTCCTGGTGTAATTTTGGGAGTTTCTTTTTCTCATCTACTTCCAGCTTACATTTTAAAAAAGTTGTTTGCCATCGTTCTTTTGATAATAGGTATTAAAATCCTAAAGGGTACAAGGGAATTAAAGGCAAAATTAGAAGAAAAATTTCTAATTCCTATAACAGTTGCTCTTTCTGCTTTTTTAAGTTCTCTTTTAGGAATTGGAGGAGGAACTATTGTTAATTCCATTCTCTTTTCATTTTCAAAGATGAAAGTGGATAAAGTAGTTGCATTGGCCTCTATCATTTCTTTTATAAATGCTTTTTTTGGTTCTATAACCTATATGCTCCTTCCAGCTACAAAAGTTTTAGATTGGCAAGTAGGATATGTCTATTTACCTGCAGTTATTTTGGTAACAGTAGGAGCGATACCAGGAAGTAGAATGGGATTAAAAGTACTTCACAGAGTAAACCATCTATTACTCAAAAGACTTTTTGCTATTTTGCTTGTTATTGTGGCAATTAAACTTATTTTTCAGTGA